The sequence below is a genomic window from Halococcus salsus.
TAACAACGGTCGCTATGGGACGATACGACAGACGGCGGTTCCTCCAGTTGACCGGGACGGCGGTCGGGGTGGCGACGCTCGGCGTCGGCACCGCGACGGCGAGCCCCTCCGACTCGCGCTTCTTCATCAACCTCCGCGACGTCGACCGGTCGGCGGTCCCCGACGACGTCGAGATCGTCCACGACCTCTCGCAGGCGGACGTGCTGGTCGCGCGCGGCGACCAGGACCGGGTGGCGGGCACGACGGTCGCCGACCGCGTCATCGACCGGGGTGACGACCGTGTCGGGGCCGTCGAGTCGCGGGACGGGCCGACCACCGACAGTAAGGGGTCGAGCCACAACCACGACGGCGCGCCCTCGAACAGCGAGTTCCAGTGGGACAAGCGCGAACAGGACGTCAGCAACGATCTGACCGACAAACCCGGTGGCGGGAAGTCGGTCCACGATGTCTCGACCGGCGCGGACACCCGCATCGCCGTCGTCGACTCGGGCGTCTACGACGCCCACCCCGACCTCGCGGACGTCGTCAACGACGAGCTCTCGGAGAACGTCTCCGAGGACCCCTACGACTGGCGGCCCAACGGGGCCGGCGACCACGGGACCCACGTCGCGGGCATCATCGCCGCGACGAACAGCAACGACGGTCCCGACGGCGGCGTGCTCGGGACCGCCCCGGACACCGAGATCGTCTCCTATCGGATGTTCTCCGGCCAGGAGGGCAAACAGGGCGACGGGTACGCCGGCTGGGTGAAGGCCGCCGAGGCGGGCTGTGACGCCATCAACTACAGCGTCGGCTTCCCCGCGCCGTACGTCTACGTCGACGAGTACCCCTACCTCACCGAGGAGCTCCGTATCGCCGAACAGGTCGCCGAGTACGTTCGCTCACAGGGGACGGTCATCGTCAACTCCGCGGGCAACGACGCGCTCGACATGAGCCCGGAGAACACCCTCAGCATCCCGACGGAGGCCGAGGGGGTCTTCGGCGTGGCCGCGACCGGCCCGATCGGCTGTGGGTGGGGCGGCAAACACAGCGACAACGAGGAGAAGTGGCTTACCGGCAACCGACTCGAGGACCCGACGGACTCCCCAGCGTTCTACACCAACTACGGGGACGCCGTCGACGTGAGCGCCGCGGGCGGCGACGCGGACCGCGACGCGCTCGACAGGATCCCCGAGGCGGAGCGCGACCTCGTCTACTCCACCATCGTGACGACGACCTACGAGGACGGCCCGGACGATGACGAGGACGAGCCAGTGAA
It includes:
- a CDS encoding S8 family peptidase — translated: MGRYDRRRFLQLTGTAVGVATLGVGTATASPSDSRFFINLRDVDRSAVPDDVEIVHDLSQADVLVARGDQDRVAGTTVADRVIDRGDDRVGAVESRDGPTTDSKGSSHNHDGAPSNSEFQWDKREQDVSNDLTDKPGGGKSVHDVSTGADTRIAVVDSGVYDAHPDLADVVNDELSENVSEDPYDWRPNGAGDHGTHVAGIIAATNSNDGPDGGVLGTAPDTEIVSYRMFSGQEGKQGDGYAGWVKAAEAGCDAINYSVGFPAPYVYVDEYPYLTEELRIAEQVAEYVRSQGTVIVNSAGNDALDMSPENTLSIPTEAEGVFGVAATGPIGCGWGGKHSDNEEKWLTGNRLEDPTDSPAFYTNYGDAVDVSAAGGDADRDALDRIPEAERDLVYSTIVTTTYEDGPDDDEDEPVNRPSEIVDTEPGYGWKAGTSMAAPQVAGAVALVRSLRPDASVGEVESLIQETASDAPGGEPYHGAGHLDLERLVKRVGK